One stretch of Erpetoichthys calabaricus chromosome 14, fErpCal1.3, whole genome shotgun sequence DNA includes these proteins:
- the LOC114665011 gene encoding G2/M phase-specific E3 ubiquitin-protein ligase-like → MVKPFCLLLGLAKDEYYIIGRIIAASLVHGGPAPHFFSRHFLEYICGKTDVSPSIQDVTDPDIQNVLQEIVSSTSLSILRDIMAKHSTVLLLAGCLHSIKDIGERESVVQDFLKWYLFSRNAACIERFKDGLSTLNVLQKIIESPSAFEPYLCFSTQSLSSELIESIFRVEFSVAGSNKRREEGRIASYWADYLLDIEGNISSTDPTLEDIVMFATGLKMIPPLGFEPRPTIKFLHDNSPFPTANTCSNTLCLPLHSSYDSFKFHISFGILNSPGFGLY, encoded by the exons ATGGTAAAACCATTttgtctacttttaggacttgccAAGGATGAGTATTACATCATTGGAAGAATAATTGCTGCGTCACTTGTCCATGGTGGCCCTGCTCCACACTTTTTCTCCAGACATTTTCTAGAATACATCTGTGGTAAAACAGATGTTTCACCATCTATTCAAGATGTCACAGATCCAGACATTCAGAATGTGCTTCAGGAG atagTGTCATCCACATCTTTGTCAATCCTGAGAGACATCATGGCAAAACACAGCACAGTGCTCCTTTTGGCTGGATGTCTTCATAGCATAAAAGACAtcggagagagagaaagtgttgtgcaagattttttaaaatggtacctCTTTTCAAGAAATGCTGCATGCATTGAAAG attcaaAGATGGATTGTCAACCCTCAATGTGCTTCAGAAAATTATAGAAAGTCCATCAGCGTTTGAACCTTATTTGTGCTTCAGTACTCAAAGTCTCAGCTCTGAGCTCATTGAAAGCATCTTCAGAGTTGAATTTAGTGTGGCGGGTAGCAACAAGAGACGCGAAGAAGGAAGGATAGCATCTTACTGGGCAGATTATCTGCTAGATATTGAAG GTAACATCTCGTCTACAGATCCAACTTTAGAAGATATTGTCATGTTTGCAACAGGACTGAAGATGATTCCACCACTGGGATTTGAGCCAAGGCCAACAATAAAATTCCTGCATGATAATTCCCCGTTTCCAACTGCCAACACTTGCAGCAATACATTATGCTTGCCACTACATTCATCAtatgacagtttcaaatttcatattAGCTTTGGAATTTTGAATTCTCCAGGCTTTGGGCTTTATTGA